The DNA region TAAATTGGGAtattcaaaaattttaaagacgaGGTAACCAAGGGTGAAGTAGAACCAGACAAGCAAGATGCAGATGAGAGGAAGAATTAAAAGAGATGCGAGCTCGCCGAGTGGTGTAAACAACCTCGGAAACTCACAAGCCAGGCCAGAGAAACGAAAGTTGAAAACATTTCCAATGTATCTCTGCGTCTCCAAAACCTCAACCGGTCAAACGTCCGTGTTGGACAATAAGGCATCAAAAGTTTGGAAATAAAATACGCTTGTCTTCATGATTCCTCTTGCACCCTTTCCTCTTCCAGCTAAACCGATGAAAAGAGCAATAACGTTGAGTTCGAGGAGCCAGGCTGGAATGATTTGAAGCATCGCCAAAACGGTTAAAATGATGATTTGAGAAAAGACAAAAGTAACAGATAGAAATCTCTTCTTCTCGTAAAAGAAAAACCCAAGGGTAATGAGCATGATGGAAAGAATCAGAAGTACGGCTATAATGTACACACTGGCTTTACTTTTACGACAGGCGTAGCAAAGTATTCCCTGTTTGTAATAACCATGTTCACAAAGGGAGCAAAACCTATCTCGACTACCTTTCTGACAAAGGCACGACTTGTTACAAGTAATGAATGGTCTGTCACTTGCTCCATTTTTCTCCCTAAGCCAATCAGGATCAATACCACACTCACAAGAGCCGGTTGGATTGCATGATGTATTTACGAGGGCGCTGGTGCCTAAAGCTTGGGAACATCTTATTAGGTGAGTCACGTTTCCATGAAGTGATGAAGGCCAATATCTCTTTTTAATGATCATCGACTGCGTAGGAAGCATTTGATCGTGACACACTCCCCCTTCCATACAAGATAAACAGGTTCTTCCTGAGCCGTAGTATCCAATATTACAAAGGCACAGACGGTAAAAATAGTAATTTGGGTCTAACACGACAAGTCCTTTGTTGTAACTGAGTCGAGCATTGGGACACCTAAATTTATCATCTGAATTTCTCTGcgtcaaagttttaaaatcaacCGTCACGAGGTTGGGTAGAGCTCCTTTTTCCTCGTTGGACTCGTGCATATTGGGATTCAGTGAGATGTCGAAGACTTCCAGTGCTAAGAGTTTTGCAAATTCTTGAGGAATTTTTCCTGAAAGGTTGTTCGCAGATACGTCAAGATTAAGAAGAAATAACATATTATCTGGGGGAGATGGAAGCTGTCCAAACAAGCTATTTCTACTTAAATCTACAGAAATCAAATTTTGGAAGTCCCACAGTTTCGCGGagatttttccaagaaaattgcAGTCACTGATGTTAAGAATACGTAACGATTGATTTATGGGTTCCATTGCTTCTAATAGGGTATTAAACATCATGGTAAGCTGTTTATTACCAGCCAAATTAAGTACTTCTAAGGATTTTGACTTGAAAACAATTCCTTCTTGTAGCCCCGATAACTGATTTCCACTGAAATCAGCAACTTGAAGCATGGGTATTGAGCCTAAGCTTTTTGGTAATTTTCCAGAAAAAGCGTTGTTCGCCAGGTTTAAATGCCATAAGTTTGTCATGTTACCCATTGTTGAAGGAATGCTTCCACTGAAATGATTGCCAGGCAAAAGACACTCAATCATAGCAGGAAAGTAAAGTCCAAAATCATCTGGTAAAGTCCCGTTTAGCCCGGCAAGAGACAGGTGCATGTAACGTAGAGATGACAGATTATAAAGGTTTTCAAATCCGCCTCTAAGAAATGACACACTCTCAAGATCCAAAAACCAAAGCTTCTTCAATTTGGCAATGCTCTTCGGAATCATGCCATTCAATGTGTTTTCTCCGATACTGAGAACTTGCAGCTCACTCAAGTTCCCAATGTCCCTTGGAATTGTACTAGAGAGACCCTTTCCCAATTGGCAGCAGAGTTGAACTTTTACCAAAGATTCCATCTTTGGTAAGATTTCAGCGGGAATCTCACCAGACAACTTATTAAAAGCAAGATCAAGACGAAGCAAGGTGGTCATATTGgcagacaaaatttcaaaaagattaCCTGCAAGCCTGTTGTTATTACCTACACACAAACCCTGCAAATTACGAAGTTTCCACAAACTTCCTGGAAAAACCCCAACCAAATTGTTTTTGGTCAAAGCGATACTGATAATGTAGCTATTGGTTTGATCACATGTGATTCCATACCAAAGGCAGTGTGGTACAGAGTTGTTCCCCCAGTGAGTACTTTTTCTCCAATGGTGACCATCTGTTTGGTTGAATATTTCCATGAGTACAGCTCTTTCTTGTTGGGGCGTGAAGGTTGTCTCCAAAGTACTATTTGGAATCGGGATATCGTGCAAGCATCCATAGGCAAAAGTATCATCGTAGTTCAGAGGAGTCAGCTTCTCTGTTTTCAAAACtaacagtaaaacaaaaaagagaagcACACAAATATATATGATTTCAGGTCAAAGTCAGCAAGGATTCTGCCTTTCTATACCCTCAACGGTTTTTCATGATGTGAATTATTGTGTTacgttttcttctttgaaattcataatTGATCAATATGTAACTCGTAAATCAAGATTCCTGGGTTTGATCAAGGAAATTCATGACTACTTCTAATTTAATCTATACAATTTATGATCCATTATTTCGCTTCAACTGATCATAATCAGAGCGAAAACATCTTAGGAACATTTGAAAGGGAAAGGAGGAGGATCTGAAAGTACCACGTGCATTGGTTACCTGTTGCCCTCAAAAGTAACCTGAACAATACGATTCtagtatttcagttttcatgatGATCTTCTGCCAAACAAATACCGTCACACAGCTCAAGAATTTGAACCAAAACGCCGATGAAATATTAGGGAGTGTGACTTCCGCCTTAAGAAATCGCCTACGCCTGTTGCGTCAAACTAAAACCAGCACCGAGGCCCTCTATTCTAGTCCCAGAGAATAATTGGTAAAAAATAAacctttggtttttttatcattagttGTAAACGAAAAAGTGCGTATCAAGTGTGGTAAAACACTTTTATGAGTTGACTAAGCTTACTGGCTCGCGCTTACCTCTGATGTCTCGTTTGTTCCGACTTGCTTTGCAGTAGAGTGACCTTGATCCATAGTTTGATAAGTTTTCTCCGAACGTAAGAGATCGGTAATGTTCGAAGCAAGCAAGGAGCGCCACAATCTTTAACAATACGGTTCGAAAGGAATATTTTGATGAAAGCGTTTGGGCCATAATTCTCCTTCTCCTAAAAGAAACCGGAAGAGGCCTGGTTGTACGAAAGACAATGCGATCAGCGGTTTCAGCGGttaatttgaaaacaagcaaaatggAGGAAGGATTTCCTCTGGTAAATCGAAAGGAAAACGAAAGTACGGATAACAGGAAAGCTCCATTCTATGATCATCCAGTGTTTAGGGAAATATCACTATccaatggaaaaataaataaaatgaagaagGATGAAGTCAAGAAAATACTTAAAGAGCGTGGGCTGGACACACGGTGAGTGAAATATCATCAGctaaaagtaaacaaactcaGCATTACGACTCCAGCCCGGATTATTTGTGACTTACTGAAATGGGTGACACCGCTggattttttacctcgaaggCTCGGTTTATTCCTTTGGGCATTGCTTTCGGTGGCTGCCGAAAACGTGTCGAATGATTTCGGTTTTATTCGTCTCGGtaaaggtgagatattttggaagaagaccaaaggaactgcggaagggcttatactattttgcgaaacgaaacgaaacgaaacgaaacgaaacgaaatcgggtcagatgaaataaaacaaaagaaataatgcaGATGTATtttctaataaggtaaagataactttcacaaagattttggagtaatcattcattaacaagaaggatttttattcatttcgcaaaatagtaattttaggagagttactattttgcgaaatggaccattttcacccctgcggtgacaacgtgacctctttcatgtcacgagAATACatctaaacattacaaattagtatatcaacgaacattttggcctcctcttatttcttaaaccgtattaaaatgtatttcgcaaaatagtaattttaggagagttactattttgcgaaatggactattttcacccctgcggtgacaacgtgaccttttttcatgtcacaaaaatacatttaaacattacaaattagtatatcatcgaacattttggcctcctgttatttcttaaaccgtattaaaatgtatttcgcaaaatagtaattttaggagagttactattttgcgaaatggactattttcacccctgcggtgacaacgtgacctctttcatgtcacaaaaatacatttaaacataacaaattagtatatcaccgaacattttggcctcctcttatttcttaaaccgtattaaaatatatttcgcaaaatagtaattttaggagagttactattttgcgaaatggactattttcaccctgcggtgacaacgtgacctctttcacgtcatgaaaatacatttaaacattacaaattagtatatcaccgaacattttggcctcctctcatttcttaaaccgtattaaaatatatttcgcaaaatagcaATTctacaaattagtatatcaccgaacatcttggcctcctcttatttcttaaaccgtttcaaaatttatttcgcaaaatagtaattttaggagagttactattttgcgaaatggactatttttaCCCCTcaataactttcttttcgggtcacaaaaatacgcttaaacatttcattataGTATATTCTCGAAGGGTTCGGTCACCTCCTCTTTCTCTATCCAGATATAATTAATTTCTCAAAGTagtaatgtcagaaaaattactGTTTTGCGTAATAGCTAGGCTATTTTCACTCAGCGGTAACGATGTTGTTATTCTCGTGTCATACAATAGGTTTTCGGTAAGTTTCAATTTAAAGCACTATCAAATCTCAAAAGGTCTAAGCTATCTTCACCTATATGAAAGTCTTCTAAGTTTATTTCGCGAGGCagtaattttggaagaattactgttttgcaaaatggaccataaatgatttaaatgccGCCTGAGAAAACTGACTCGTGACAGATTGGGTTTACAGGTCTCACCTTTCCTTGTACGTAAGTGTTTTAATTAGCTGTGGTCTGTACTTCTTCACTGCCAAGCAACAAGGCggtgttttcctttcctcagcTTCAA from Pocillopora verrucosa isolate sample1 chromosome 1, ASM3666991v2, whole genome shotgun sequence includes:
- the LOC131781683 gene encoding putative leucine-rich repeat-containing protein DDB_G0281931; the protein is MAQTLSSKYSFRTVLLKIVALLACFEHYRSLTFGENLSNYGSRSLYCKASRNKRDIRVLKTEKLTPLNYDDTFAYGCLHDIPIPNSTLETTFTPQQERAVLMEIFNQTDGHHWRKSTHWGNNSVPHCLWYGITCDQTNSYIISIALTKNNLVGVFPGSLWKLRNLQGLCVGNNNRLAGNLFEILSANMTTLLRLDLAFNKLSGEIPAEILPKMESLVKVQLCCQLGKGLSSTIPRDIGNLSELQVLSIGENTLNGMIPKSIAKLKKLWFLDLESVSFLRGGFENLYNLSSLRYMHLSLAGLNGTLPDDFGLYFPAMIECLLPGNHFSGSIPSTMGNMTNLWHLNLANNAFSGKLPKSLGSIPMLQVADFSGNQLSGLQEGIVFKSKSLEVLNLAGNKQLTMMFNTLLEAMEPINQSLRILNISDCNFLGKISAKLWDFQNLISVDLSRNSLFGQLPSPPDNMLFLLNLDVSANNLSGKIPQEFAKLLALEVFDISLNPNMHESNEEKGALPNLVTVDFKTLTQRNSDDKFRCPNARLSYNKGLVVLDPNYYFYRLCLCNIGYYGSGRTCLSCMEGGVCHDQMLPTQSMIIKKRYWPSSLHGNVTHLIRCSQALGTSALVNTSCNPTGSCECGIDPDWLREKNGASDRPFITCNKSCLCQKGSRDRFCSLCEHGYYKQGILCYACRKSKASVYIIAVLLILSIMLITLGFFFYEKKRFLSVTFVFSQIIILTVLAMLQIIPAWLLELNVIALFIGLAGRGKGARGIMKTSVFYFQTFDALLSNTDV